The following proteins are encoded in a genomic region of Acidobacteriota bacterium:
- a CDS encoding S8 family serine peptidase, giving the protein MQVLCSVCYYATEAQQLFFPSRVSDEVRELIRNNLPRWNDQEGVCRDCVDRFARAKARVSIYFPNGKPVKDFKILPTPLRLGASPRYTGNGVTMAFLDSGFYNHPDLIQPLNRIVKYKNIVTGSENIQELNDCDASSWHGMMTSVVAAGNGYLSEGLYRGIASNAKLVLVKVGSARRIQHDDIRRGFDWVIQNKDRYHIRIINVSCGGDYEASYLEDQLSISAEKAVRAGMVVVAAVGNAGHDPSHPVVPPASAPSVITVGGLDDKNTLDSKFHDMYHSSYGPTIDGLQKPEIIAPGIWVPAPILPQTPTAAEAEFLDKLDRANDQNLKPILLAHPGIDSELDASANLAPYLIRHLVKIKIQDRNVISGHYKHVDGTSFAAPIVSSVIAQIIEANPNLTPLQIKHLLIKTSQRLSHIDTDRQGWGVVNPRRAVVAAIEARMNITEKRG; this is encoded by the coding sequence ATGCAAGTGCTTTGCTCAGTGTGTTATTACGCAACTGAAGCCCAACAACTTTTTTTCCCATCTCGAGTGTCAGATGAGGTTCGAGAACTCATTCGAAATAACCTTCCCCGGTGGAACGACCAGGAAGGTGTCTGCCGTGACTGCGTTGACCGTTTTGCCAGGGCCAAAGCTCGCGTCTCAATTTATTTTCCGAATGGCAAACCCGTGAAAGACTTCAAAATTCTCCCAACACCGCTTCGATTGGGCGCCAGCCCACGTTATACCGGTAACGGCGTGACCATGGCTTTTCTCGATTCCGGGTTTTACAACCATCCGGATCTGATCCAACCGTTGAATCGGATCGTGAAATATAAAAATATTGTCACGGGGAGCGAAAACATTCAGGAATTGAATGATTGTGACGCATCAAGCTGGCACGGGATGATGACCTCAGTGGTGGCCGCCGGCAATGGATATCTCTCAGAAGGGTTGTACCGTGGCATTGCTTCCAACGCCAAACTGGTACTGGTCAAGGTTGGGAGCGCCCGACGCATTCAGCACGACGATATTCGGCGCGGTTTTGATTGGGTGATTCAAAACAAAGACCGCTACCACATCCGCATCATCAATGTCTCGTGCGGTGGCGACTATGAAGCTTCGTATCTGGAGGATCAACTTTCCATTTCGGCTGAAAAGGCCGTTCGAGCGGGAATGGTGGTGGTGGCCGCCGTCGGAAACGCCGGGCATGACCCTTCGCACCCGGTTGTGCCACCCGCGAGTGCACCGTCAGTCATCACTGTTGGCGGGCTGGACGACAAAAACACGCTTGACTCTAAATTTCACGATATGTACCACTCCAGCTACGGCCCAACGATTGACGGTCTTCAAAAACCAGAAATCATCGCCCCTGGAATCTGGGTCCCAGCACCAATCCTGCCCCAAACCCCAACCGCCGCCGAAGCTGAATTTCTTGACAAACTTGACCGGGCAAATGACCAGAACCTGAAACCAATTCTCCTGGCTCATCCTGGAATTGACAGTGAACTGGATGCCTCAGCCAATCTGGCGCCGTATCTAATTCGCCATCTGGTCAAAATCAAAATTCAAGACCGAAATGTTATTTCTGGTCATTACAAACACGTGGATGGGACCTCGTTTGCCGCACCGATTGTTTCCTCAGTCATTGCCCAAATCATTGAAGCCAATCCAAATCTGACGCCGCTTCAAATCAAACATCTGTTGATCAAAACATCCCAACGACTTTCGCATATTGATACTGACCGTCAGGGGTGGGGAGTGGTCAACCCACGTCGGGCGGTGGTGGCCGCCATCGAAGCCCGCATGAATATCACCGAAAAACGGGGATAG
- a CDS encoding protein kinase yields the protein MSSPNGSKGDILIVDDNPINLNLLSSMLFDRKYHVRVATSGRRALAATRSCLPDLVMLDITMPEMDGYEVCQQLKADPRSRDVPVIFISALDEVMDKVRAFEVGGVDYVTKPFQFEEVLARIENQLKISRLQKDLETKNAELARKNEELTRSREDLMESNRRAQMIFSALSEVLPGTVLDGKYRLEKKIGTGGFGTVYEAMHTGLNRLVAVKVFQPRSGHATQSDLDRFRLEGVSACRIQHPNAVSILDFGISSAGIAYLVMELLSGHPLTKEISQHGRLAPERCVEIALPICEVLAEAHAAGIVHRDIKPDNIFLHQTKDGEVVKVVDFGLAKLLGESRIDLQHVTIGRVIGTPTYMSPERLGNLPYDGRTDIYSLGITLYQMLCGHVPFQSLEGDICTVAVMHLTKEARPLREITPGIPPELDDLVMRMLSKSPDRRPSATELCYELKHIRLHPVGNYA from the coding sequence ATGAGTTCACCCAACGGTTCAAAAGGCGATATCTTGATCGTTGATGACAACCCAATAAACCTCAACCTGCTATCGAGCATGCTTTTTGATCGGAAATATCACGTCCGCGTCGCCACCAGTGGCCGCCGGGCGCTGGCCGCCACCCGTTCGTGTTTGCCGGATTTAGTGATGCTTGACATCACCATGCCGGAGATGGATGGCTATGAGGTGTGTCAGCAACTCAAAGCTGACCCACGCAGTCGGGATGTTCCGGTTATCTTTATCAGCGCGCTCGATGAAGTCATGGACAAGGTGCGGGCCTTTGAAGTTGGCGGCGTTGATTATGTGACCAAGCCGTTCCAGTTTGAGGAAGTCCTGGCCCGGATCGAAAACCAGCTCAAAATTTCCCGCCTTCAGAAAGACCTCGAAACCAAAAATGCGGAACTGGCCCGCAAAAATGAAGAATTAACCCGCTCTCGCGAAGACCTGATGGAATCAAACCGGCGGGCGCAGATGATCTTTTCAGCCCTCTCCGAAGTCCTGCCGGGAACGGTACTCGATGGGAAGTACCGGCTGGAAAAGAAAATCGGAACCGGTGGATTTGGAACGGTTTACGAAGCCATGCACACCGGGTTGAATCGGCTGGTGGCCGTCAAGGTTTTTCAACCGCGTTCAGGCCATGCCACTCAGAGCGATTTGGATCGGTTTCGGCTCGAAGGCGTGTCTGCCTGTCGGATTCAACATCCGAATGCGGTTTCGATCCTCGATTTTGGGATTAGTTCCGCCGGGATTGCCTACCTGGTAATGGAACTGCTCAGCGGCCATCCTTTGACGAAAGAAATCTCCCAGCATGGGCGACTCGCCCCAGAGCGATGTGTTGAAATTGCCCTTCCAATCTGTGAAGTCCTGGCCGAGGCCCACGCCGCCGGAATTGTCCACCGCGACATCAAACCGGATAATATTTTCCTCCACCAGACCAAAGACGGGGAAGTTGTGAAAGTCGTTGATTTTGGGCTGGCCAAGCTTTTAGGGGAATCCAGAATTGATCTGCAGCACGTCACGATTGGCCGGGTGATTGGGACGCCGACCTATATGTCACCCGAGCGGCTTGGAAACCTGCCCTATGATGGGCGGACCGACATTTACAGTCTGGGAATTACGCTGTATCAAATGTTATGCGGGCATGTGCCGTTTCAATCCCTCGAAGGTGATATTTGCACGGTGGCCGTGATGCATCTGACCAAAGAAGCTCGGCCATTGCGCGAGATCACGCCGGGTATTCCACCTGAACTCGATGATCTGGTAATGCGGATGTTGTCCAAATCGCCTGACCGGCGACCCTCCGCCACTGAATTATGCTATGAACTCAAGCATATTCGGCTACACCCGGTCGGAAACTACGCCTGA
- a CDS encoding VWA domain-containing protein, which yields MNDQTLHRWRLILGRYSQDQLSCQMNQHQSRLERALDYLYSREYTGRGVRQTDESQPAPTQSKPAGSLDPSQFNVPTWLNEVRELFPHDTCELIEKHALTRYGLTELVTDPQVLEKLEPNLDLLKMILTFRGQMKGQVLEVARKIVRQVIEDIKRKLEADIRLKLLGKLNRFQASPLKIAQNLDWRGTIRRNLKHYDPERKKLLIQQVRFFSRVERHLPWTVILCVDQSGSMVGSVIHSAVMAGILAGLPAVKVHLVVFDTSVVDLTDRADDPVETLMSVQLGGGTDIGQALHYCEQLVDIPHRTVLVLVSDFAEGASPTELLAVSRRLREAGVLTLGLASLDEQANPFYDHEMANQLAETGMHIAAMTPTHLAEWLAKRMKN from the coding sequence ATGAATGACCAAACCCTCCACCGCTGGCGATTGATCCTGGGGCGCTATTCCCAGGACCAGCTTTCATGCCAGATGAATCAGCACCAAAGCCGGCTCGAACGGGCCCTCGATTATCTCTATTCACGCGAATACACCGGACGTGGTGTTCGCCAGACTGATGAAAGCCAACCCGCTCCGACTCAATCCAAACCAGCCGGGTCACTTGATCCAAGCCAGTTCAACGTCCCCACGTGGCTCAACGAAGTCCGCGAACTCTTCCCGCACGACACCTGTGAACTGATTGAAAAACACGCGCTTACTCGCTACGGCCTGACCGAACTGGTCACCGACCCTCAGGTGTTGGAAAAACTTGAACCCAATCTGGACCTGCTCAAAATGATTCTGACCTTTCGCGGTCAAATGAAAGGTCAGGTGTTAGAGGTCGCCCGCAAAATCGTCCGGCAGGTGATCGAAGACATCAAACGCAAGCTTGAGGCCGATATCCGGTTGAAACTGCTTGGGAAACTCAATCGGTTTCAGGCTTCCCCACTCAAAATTGCTCAAAACCTGGACTGGCGAGGCACCATCCGGCGCAACCTCAAGCACTATGATCCAGAGCGGAAAAAGCTGCTGATTCAACAGGTTCGCTTCTTCTCACGCGTTGAACGACACTTGCCCTGGACCGTGATTTTGTGCGTTGATCAAAGCGGAAGCATGGTTGGGTCAGTCATTCACAGCGCCGTCATGGCTGGAATTTTGGCTGGGCTCCCAGCCGTAAAAGTTCATCTGGTCGTGTTTGACACGTCGGTGGTTGATTTGACTGACCGCGCCGATGACCCGGTTGAAACTCTGATGAGTGTCCAGCTTGGCGGCGGAACCGACATCGGTCAGGCACTCCACTACTGTGAACAACTGGTGGACATTCCCCATCGAACGGTGCTGGTTCTGGTCAGTGATTTTGCCGAAGGGGCTTCGCCAACTGAGTTGCTTGCCGTCAGTCGCCGACTTCGGGAAGCTGGCGTGTTGACACTTGGTCTGGCTTCGCTGGATGAACAGGCCAACCCGTTTTACGACCACGAAATGGCCAATCAGTTAGCCGAAACCGGTATGCACATCGCCGCCATGACACCCACCCATCTGGCCGAATGGCTGGCCAAACGAATGAAGAATTGA
- a CDS encoding VOC family protein, which yields MPMFPFHLAFPVTNLEATRSFYVELLGCTVGREAERWIDFDLFGHQISAHLADSVVGKVASNDVDSKQVPIPHFGVILDWDTFHHLADRLQTARIEFIIEPYIRFQGEVGEQATMFFPDPSGNYLEFKAFKNLESVFAR from the coding sequence ATGCCTATGTTTCCATTTCATCTTGCCTTTCCCGTCACCAATCTTGAAGCCACACGCTCGTTTTACGTTGAACTGCTGGGATGCACAGTCGGACGCGAAGCCGAGCGCTGGATTGATTTTGACCTGTTTGGCCACCAGATTTCGGCGCACCTGGCTGATTCCGTCGTTGGAAAAGTCGCGTCCAATGATGTTGACTCCAAACAGGTGCCGATTCCCCACTTTGGGGTGATTCTGGACTGGGACACGTTTCATCACCTGGCTGACCGACTGCAAACGGCCCGGATTGAATTCATCATTGAACCTTATATCCGGTTTCAGGGCGAAGTCGGTGAACAGGCGACCATGTTTTTCCCGGATCCAAGCGGCAATTATCTCGAATTTAAAGCTTTTAAGAACCTGGAATCGGTTTTTGCACGCTAA
- a CDS encoding SWIM zinc finger family protein, translating into MLSSLHRQLAAFDDAAFEALANKGLVRRARKDLQSGVLPEVVADTEQELVLRVAEATVTLTEQGPPKARCSCPAVDVCRHILMACLWVKELSVPANEVAPVQPLTTTTNEVVKDDLATATDQLLSVSLEALIRWAGKTTLKQARSALLSNPRLEISTGGAMVFQIPDFNVTCRYFSQSGLMGMLCSCKAREVCFHRVLAVLLFQQRHGKTPDGAGSESQALKESNETPRSRADILNAAQKLLEEIVAIGLCHLTETTQQRLATLAISATGVNLPRLALGLRTLSSEVGLQLQRNARADLHRFFLILARTHALCRALTHTDNHHSRSDLIGQHRTVYHEAGTLDLIGVGAYAWETPSGYAGLTVLFWENSTRQWHTWSEARPVFQGVGFDPQARYLQEGPWSGMLNPAQVSQHRFALFRSRRNPQFRLSGSSQSRAFLKKMTSPRELQFGSMLFSNWNQLRAYATTIWPMGLAEPNPNAGFVVVQPASWGQRWFDETEQALFWELFDDTGDEIPLMVPYRKLDQPRINQLEALSPAMDAIWGVVARLELHRSQLVLAPVSLLRMPDGDAPTVINLGLTETTSQPISNLPKKQPGSVIESEVETEVEPGIEIADDVQSPISGWLQSLTDTLQSMAESGGATLLVSHQTALTSLAKHFENIGMTAVTTTIRPLLDTSSTRPGAMLHARYVCQLCLEAERRLRLAPSFLSPCPLNEIR; encoded by the coding sequence ATGCTTTCCAGCCTTCACCGCCAGCTTGCCGCTTTTGATGACGCCGCCTTCGAAGCCCTCGCCAACAAAGGACTGGTGCGTCGGGCTCGCAAGGATTTGCAAAGTGGTGTCCTGCCTGAAGTTGTGGCTGATACTGAACAGGAACTGGTACTCCGGGTCGCCGAAGCAACCGTGACCTTGACCGAACAGGGGCCCCCGAAAGCCCGCTGTTCCTGCCCCGCCGTTGACGTTTGTCGGCATATCCTGATGGCCTGTTTGTGGGTCAAGGAGTTATCAGTTCCAGCCAATGAAGTTGCCCCGGTTCAACCACTCACGACAACCACAAATGAAGTGGTAAAAGATGATTTGGCGACGGCCACCGACCAGTTGCTTTCCGTTTCTCTGGAGGCGCTCATTCGCTGGGCCGGGAAAACCACGCTGAAACAGGCTCGGAGCGCCTTGCTTTCAAACCCAAGGCTGGAAATTTCGACGGGCGGGGCGATGGTTTTTCAGATTCCTGATTTCAATGTTACCTGCCGGTATTTTTCCCAGTCGGGTCTTATGGGAATGCTGTGTTCGTGCAAAGCTCGCGAAGTGTGCTTTCACCGGGTTCTGGCCGTGCTGCTCTTCCAACAACGGCATGGGAAAACACCCGACGGAGCCGGCTCGGAATCACAAGCGCTGAAAGAATCAAATGAAACACCACGGAGTCGGGCTGATATTCTGAACGCTGCCCAGAAACTCCTTGAAGAAATCGTGGCCATCGGCCTGTGTCATTTGACCGAAACCACCCAACAACGGCTGGCGACACTGGCCATCTCAGCCACCGGGGTCAATCTTCCACGACTGGCGCTTGGGTTGCGAACGCTTTCCAGTGAAGTTGGACTACAACTCCAGCGCAACGCCCGTGCCGACCTGCATCGCTTTTTTCTGATCCTGGCTCGAACCCATGCCTTGTGTCGAGCACTGACTCACACGGATAACCATCACTCCCGAAGCGACCTGATTGGCCAGCATCGAACGGTTTATCACGAAGCTGGCACGTTGGATCTCATTGGAGTTGGGGCATATGCCTGGGAAACTCCGTCAGGATATGCCGGGTTAACCGTGCTCTTTTGGGAGAATTCCACGCGCCAGTGGCACACCTGGTCCGAAGCCCGTCCGGTTTTTCAAGGAGTTGGGTTTGATCCGCAAGCCCGGTATCTCCAGGAAGGCCCCTGGTCAGGCATGCTCAATCCAGCCCAGGTATCACAGCATCGGTTTGCGCTCTTCCGCAGCCGTCGGAACCCACAATTCCGACTTTCGGGCAGCTCACAGAGTCGAGCCTTTCTCAAAAAGATGACCAGCCCCAGGGAATTGCAGTTTGGGTCAATGTTGTTTTCAAATTGGAATCAACTCAGAGCCTACGCCACCACCATCTGGCCAATGGGACTGGCCGAACCCAATCCAAATGCCGGCTTCGTGGTCGTGCAGCCCGCAAGCTGGGGCCAACGCTGGTTTGATGAAACCGAACAAGCCCTTTTTTGGGAATTATTTGATGATACAGGCGATGAGATTCCGCTGATGGTACCCTACCGAAAGCTTGATCAACCACGAATCAACCAGCTTGAAGCACTATCGCCAGCGATGGATGCCATTTGGGGCGTGGTGGCGCGGCTGGAATTACACCGCTCCCAACTGGTGCTCGCTCCGGTTTCGCTGCTCAGAATGCCGGATGGGGATGCTCCGACCGTCATCAATCTCGGGCTCACCGAAACCACCAGCCAGCCGATCAGCAACCTTCCGAAGAAACAACCAGGAAGCGTCATTGAATCAGAAGTGGAAACCGAGGTTGAACCAGGAATTGAGATCGCAGACGACGTTCAATCCCCGATCTCTGGCTGGCTGCAGTCCCTCACTGACACGCTCCAATCAATGGCTGAGTCTGGCGGTGCGACCCTGCTTGTATCGCATCAGACAGCACTTACATCACTGGCGAAACATTTTGAAAATATTGGAATGACAGCAGTTACCACAACCATCAGACCACTGCTGGACACATCCTCGACACGTCCGGGCGCGATGCTGCACGCACGGTATGTTTGCCAGCTTTGCCTTGAAGCCGAGCGAAGGTTGCGACTGGCACCATCGTTTTTGTCCCCCTGCCCCCTCAATGAGATTCGTTGA
- a CDS encoding CHAT domain-containing protein: MVVSGVKLHAGVYLVGAILFLSGLLSVLPEGLVQEQPSPSSSGENPSSRVFQIPRPGEILEQKLNGGESHTYHFTANADEYVKLVVEQKGIDVIVRLSDSSGTLLREVDSPNGNAGPEPLSFVLARAGIYRLEIASVEKVSSAGTYELNIKLLRAATAENLVESEVETLLEKAGKLRQAGKFTESMALASQAVEKSEQTFGADHPLVADSLFTQARIFQAQGNYPQTEAAFQRALAIREKVVGPESLEVARCLSDLGNLYRTKGEFSKAEDLLVRSLTIKKTLCGNDHTEVANSLNNLGVLYYNKGDYLAAESLYLQAVAIWEKIGSQYSDLAATLNNLGALYYSQSDYPKAEPLYQRSLAIREKVFGEIHLAVAESLNNLAGVYRNRGDYAQAEPLLQRALAIREKMLGPNHPDLANNLNNLAAVYRDQGNFAKAEPLYQQALAIREKVLGPHHPDVATSLNNLGALYLVKGDVTKAEEFHQRALAIREKVFGADHPMVATSLSNLAMVNWARGTFSRARELYERALAIRAKVFGDHHPTLALNFNNLAGIYQAQDQIALALAAQIRTNELTEQDFLLNLVTGSERQKLLYLKKTAHHTDDTLSLNINHAPTDPEALRAAFMIILRRKGRALDAMANSIEVLRRRASPEDQKLLDELTLSKQQLAKFTLQGPGREGGEAYQARLKALTEQADQAEASVSARSTKFKVQTQPITLEAVQQAIPKDGVLVEFASYRPLNAKAQRFETPHYVAYVLKPGSGSSTQSVEHKTPNPEIQWVDLGDVKTIDKAVADFLAVLRNPESPLGTLRSLKLSSIPQSRAVTVNAQARLMDQLVMQPVRRLAGPIKHLLISPDGSLNLIPFSALVDEQGKYLVEKYTLTYLTSGRDLLRLQTKLESQSPPLVLTDPDYGEGTGPQLGGQVFHSLTRLASTAQEGAKIQQLYPETILKKRKEATKQAILGLQSPQILHLATHGTFLPDVVTEEAVTSEPGLPLRLLEREADGNLEKIREANPLLRAALFFAGANGGTASSGDSILTALETAQLNLWGTKLVVLSACETGLGEVKKGDGVYGLRRALVLAGSESQVMSLWQVSDEGTKELMTNFYRRLKAGEGRSEALQNTQLEMVKNPKWRHPFYWAAFIQSGEWRPLNESH; encoded by the coding sequence ATGGTTGTTTCAGGTGTCAAACTGCACGCCGGAGTTTATCTTGTCGGGGCGATACTGTTCCTGAGTGGGTTATTGAGTGTGCTACCCGAGGGTCTTGTCCAGGAACAGCCCTCACCGTCATCATCTGGGGAGAATCCATCTTCAAGAGTTTTTCAAATCCCGCGTCCTGGCGAAATCCTTGAGCAAAAACTCAACGGCGGCGAGTCCCACACCTATCACTTCACTGCAAATGCCGACGAGTACGTGAAACTTGTGGTCGAGCAAAAAGGCATTGATGTCATTGTGCGGCTGAGTGATTCAAGTGGTACGTTGCTCCGAGAAGTAGATAGCCCCAATGGCAATGCGGGGCCCGAGCCGCTGTCATTTGTCCTGGCCAGGGCTGGCATATACCGACTTGAAATTGCTTCGGTTGAAAAAGTGTCATCAGCCGGTACATATGAATTGAACATCAAACTTTTACGGGCAGCTACCGCCGAAAACCTGGTTGAATCTGAGGTCGAAACCCTGCTGGAGAAAGCCGGCAAATTACGCCAGGCCGGGAAATTCACGGAAAGCATGGCGTTGGCTTCGCAGGCCGTTGAAAAAAGTGAGCAGACCTTCGGCGCCGACCATCCGCTGGTGGCCGACAGTCTTTTCACCCAGGCCAGAATTTTTCAAGCTCAAGGGAATTACCCGCAGACCGAAGCGGCGTTCCAACGGGCACTGGCCATTCGGGAAAAGGTGGTTGGCCCTGAATCGCTCGAAGTCGCCCGATGCCTGAGCGACTTAGGCAATTTGTACCGGACAAAAGGTGAGTTCTCAAAAGCTGAAGATCTGCTGGTGCGGTCCTTAACAATAAAAAAGACGCTCTGTGGGAATGACCACACCGAGGTGGCCAATAGCCTGAATAATCTGGGGGTGCTGTATTACAATAAGGGCGATTATTTGGCTGCCGAATCATTGTACCTGCAGGCAGTCGCCATCTGGGAAAAAATTGGGTCACAGTATTCCGATCTGGCAGCCACCCTCAATAATTTGGGGGCCCTCTATTACAGCCAAAGTGATTACCCAAAGGCGGAACCCCTGTATCAACGATCACTGGCCATTCGCGAGAAGGTATTTGGGGAGATTCACCTTGCTGTCGCTGAGAGCCTCAACAATTTAGCTGGGGTGTATCGTAACCGGGGCGATTATGCCCAGGCTGAACCCCTCTTACAGCGGGCACTGGCGATTCGGGAGAAAATGCTGGGGCCAAATCATCCCGATCTGGCAAACAATCTCAACAATCTGGCTGCGGTCTATCGTGACCAGGGCAATTTCGCAAAAGCGGAGCCGCTGTATCAACAGGCCCTGGCCATTCGCGAGAAGGTTCTGGGGCCGCACCATCCAGACGTTGCCACCAGTCTCAACAATCTGGGGGCTTTGTATCTGGTCAAGGGAGACGTCACGAAAGCCGAAGAATTTCATCAGCGGGCGCTGGCGATCCGGGAAAAGGTGTTTGGTGCTGATCACCCGATGGTGGCCACCAGTCTCAGTAACCTGGCCATGGTTAATTGGGCCAGAGGCACTTTCTCCAGGGCTCGGGAGTTGTATGAACGGGCACTGGCGATTCGAGCGAAGGTTTTTGGCGACCATCATCCCACATTGGCGTTGAACTTCAATAACCTGGCTGGGATCTATCAGGCTCAAGATCAAATCGCCCTGGCTCTGGCGGCTCAGATACGGACCAATGAACTCACCGAACAGGATTTTTTGCTCAACCTGGTGACTGGATCGGAACGTCAGAAATTACTGTATTTAAAAAAAACCGCTCATCACACCGACGACACGCTTTCGCTCAATATCAACCATGCCCCAACAGATCCTGAGGCCCTGCGGGCGGCTTTCATGATTATCCTGCGCCGCAAGGGGCGGGCGCTCGATGCCATGGCCAATAGCATTGAAGTGCTCAGACGGAGGGCGTCGCCGGAAGACCAAAAACTCCTGGATGAACTCACCTTGTCCAAACAACAGTTGGCAAAGTTTACCCTGCAGGGACCAGGGCGTGAGGGAGGCGAAGCCTACCAGGCCCGGCTCAAAGCCTTGACGGAACAAGCTGATCAGGCTGAAGCCAGCGTGAGCGCCCGGAGTACGAAATTTAAGGTACAAACCCAACCCATCACTTTAGAAGCCGTTCAGCAGGCGATTCCAAAAGATGGAGTACTGGTCGAATTTGCCAGTTACCGCCCTTTGAATGCGAAAGCCCAAAGGTTTGAGACCCCGCATTATGTGGCCTATGTGTTGAAGCCGGGTTCCGGGTCATCAACCCAAAGTGTGGAGCACAAAACTCCAAATCCTGAGATTCAATGGGTTGATTTAGGAGACGTGAAGACGATTGATAAGGCCGTAGCTGATTTTCTGGCCGTGTTACGCAACCCGGAAAGCCCACTTGGAACCCTTCGAAGTTTGAAACTGAGTTCTATCCCACAATCCAGGGCCGTGACGGTGAATGCACAGGCGCGATTGATGGATCAACTGGTCATGCAACCGGTTCGCCGGTTGGCTGGTCCGATCAAACATCTGTTGATTTCACCGGATGGGTCACTCAATCTGATTCCTTTTTCTGCCCTTGTGGATGAGCAGGGCAAGTATCTGGTTGAAAAGTACACGTTAACCTATTTGACCAGCGGGCGTGATTTGCTCCGGTTACAAACCAAACTTGAAAGCCAGTCGCCACCGCTGGTGCTCACAGACCCGGATTACGGTGAAGGCACTGGACCCCAACTCGGTGGGCAGGTGTTTCATTCCCTGACACGGTTGGCCAGTACGGCTCAGGAAGGGGCCAAAATTCAACAACTTTACCCAGAAACCATCTTAAAAAAGCGCAAGGAAGCCACCAAGCAGGCAATCTTGGGGCTGCAAAGTCCACAAATCCTTCACCTGGCAACACATGGCACATTTTTACCCGATGTTGTGACAGAGGAAGCCGTCACCTCTGAACCAGGGCTGCCGTTGAGACTCCTGGAACGAGAGGCTGATGGTAATCTGGAAAAAATTCGTGAGGCCAATCCTTTGCTGAGAGCCGCTCTGTTTTTTGCCGGAGCCAACGGCGGAACGGCTTCAAGCGGAGATTCCATTTTAACAGCACTGGAAACGGCGCAACTGAATTTATGGGGCACCAAACTGGTTGTTCTTTCAGCCTGTGAAACCGGCCTTGGGGAAGTCAAAAAAGGAGATGGTGTGTATGGATTGCGGCGTGCTTTGGTACTGGCCGGAAGTGAATCGCAAGTGATGAGCCTGTGGCAGGTTTCAGATGAAGGCACCAAAGAGCTGATGACCAATTTCTATCGCCGGTTGAAAGCTGGGGAAGGTCGGAGCGAAGCGCTGCAAAACACCCAACTGGAAATGGTGAAAAATCCAAAGTGGAGGCATCCGTTTTACTGGGCGGCGTTTATCCAATCAGGTGAGTGGAGGCCGCTCAACGAATCTCATTGA
- a CDS encoding exonuclease produces the protein MAEIFVSTDIEADGPIPGPYSMLSFASAAYRADKTLVSTFSANLETLPGASGHPLTMTWWETQRDAWIACRQNMRPPEEAMKEYLLWLKQLPGKPVFVAYPAAFDFMFVQWYLIRFTGESPFAHSALDIKSYAMAMLKSNFRETVKPALPRHWFDDLPHTHVALDDALEQGALFCNMLADNLKMKESQ, from the coding sequence ATGGCAGAAATTTTTGTGAGTACTGACATTGAGGCCGATGGACCAATTCCAGGCCCATATTCGATGCTAAGCTTTGCTTCAGCCGCCTATCGAGCTGATAAAACCCTGGTCAGCACGTTTTCAGCCAATCTGGAAACCTTACCCGGTGCGTCTGGGCATCCATTGACAATGACCTGGTGGGAAACCCAGCGCGACGCCTGGATTGCCTGTCGTCAAAACATGCGGCCTCCTGAAGAGGCAATGAAGGAATATCTCCTCTGGCTCAAACAACTTCCTGGTAAACCTGTGTTTGTGGCCTACCCGGCAGCCTTTGATTTTATGTTCGTGCAGTGGTATTTGATTCGGTTTACAGGCGAGAGCCCCTTTGCCCACTCAGCACTCGATATCAAAAGCTACGCCATGGCCATGCTGAAGTCCAATTTCCGTGAAACGGTCAAACCGGCCCTCCCACGGCACTGGTTTGATGATCTCCCACACACGCACGTCGCCCTTGATGACGCGCTTGAACAGGGAGCGCTCTTTTGCAATATGCTGGCCGATAATTTGAAGATGAAAGAAAGTCAGTAG